One Plantibacter sp. Leaf314 DNA segment encodes these proteins:
- a CDS encoding sugar transferase: MTDAIVLIWIVFGTQLFWFDFDQETTSVGFDMARVVVNYTVISITLIVAWLVTLRIFGTREYRVVGSGNAEYRLIADASIRLFGIIAIIAFLVKLDLARGYFLLAFPLGILVLLLSRWMWRQWLSVQRAHGRYASLVLLVGSAESAEHIAKELTRNTDAGYRVVGACVPTGKIGGTLGDTGIPVSGTVDTVLEAIAVTRADTVIITSSDELTPVRVRELSWSLEPGRQHLIVAPSLTDVGGPRIHTRPVAGLPLIHVETPRYEGRKRFSKRAFDILGSGAILLVASPILLVVALLVKFTSPGPVLYRQERIGLNGEPFHMLKFRSMRVNADAELAALLEQQGTSDRPLFKVQNDPRLTRVGATLRKFSLDEFPQLINVFRGDMSLVGPRPQREGEVALYDSAAKRRLIVQPGMTGLWQVSGRSALSWEDAIRLDLYYVENWSLTGDVIILWRTIRAVVAPGKEAH, translated from the coding sequence GTGACCGACGCGATCGTCCTCATCTGGATCGTCTTCGGCACCCAGCTGTTCTGGTTCGACTTCGACCAGGAGACGACGTCCGTCGGTTTCGACATGGCCCGGGTGGTCGTCAACTACACGGTCATCTCGATCACGCTCATCGTCGCCTGGCTCGTCACCCTTCGCATCTTCGGCACCCGCGAGTACCGCGTGGTGGGCAGCGGCAACGCGGAGTACCGGCTCATCGCCGACGCGAGCATCCGGCTGTTCGGCATCATCGCGATCATCGCCTTCCTGGTGAAGCTCGACCTTGCTCGCGGCTACTTCCTCCTCGCGTTCCCCCTCGGCATCCTCGTCCTCCTCCTCTCGCGGTGGATGTGGCGGCAGTGGCTGTCGGTGCAGCGCGCGCACGGGCGCTACGCATCCCTCGTCCTCCTCGTCGGCTCGGCCGAGTCCGCCGAGCACATCGCCAAGGAACTGACCCGCAACACCGATGCTGGCTACCGGGTGGTCGGCGCGTGTGTACCGACGGGCAAGATCGGTGGAACCCTCGGCGACACGGGCATCCCCGTGTCCGGCACGGTGGACACCGTCCTCGAGGCGATCGCGGTGACGCGCGCGGACACGGTCATCATCACCAGCTCCGACGAACTGACGCCGGTGCGCGTGCGCGAATTGAGCTGGAGCCTCGAGCCCGGACGCCAGCACCTCATCGTCGCGCCGAGCCTGACCGACGTCGGTGGCCCACGCATCCACACGCGACCGGTCGCCGGGCTGCCGCTCATCCACGTGGAGACCCCGCGATACGAGGGCCGGAAGCGGTTCTCGAAGCGTGCGTTCGACATCCTCGGTTCCGGTGCGATCCTCCTCGTGGCCTCGCCCATCCTGCTGGTGGTCGCCCTCCTCGTGAAGTTCACCAGCCCCGGTCCGGTCCTCTACCGGCAGGAGCGGATCGGCCTGAACGGCGAGCCGTTCCACATGCTCAAGTTCCGCTCCATGCGGGTGAACGCCGACGCCGAGCTCGCCGCGCTCCTCGAGCAGCAGGGCACCAGCGACCGCCCGCTCTTCAAGGTGCAGAACGACCCCCGCCTGACCCGCGTCGGCGCGACCCTGCGGAAGTTCTCGCTCGACGAGTTCCCGCAGCTGATCAACGTGTTCCGGGGCGACATGAGCCTTGTCGGCCCGCGCCCGCAGCGTGAGGGCGAGGTCGCGCTCTACGACTCGGCGGCCAAGCGTCGCCTCATCGTGCAACCCGGCATGACCGGCCTGTGGCAGGTCAGCGGCCGTTCCGCGCTCAGCTGGGAGGACGCGATCCGTCTCGACCTGTACTACGTCGAGAACTGGTCCCTCACGGGCGACGTCATCATCCTGTGGCGCACGATCCGGGCGGTCGTCGCGCCCGGCAAGGAAGCCCACTGA
- a CDS encoding low molecular weight phosphatase family protein: MTDGTTTTDTRPFSILFVCTGNICRSALGAQLLTARLDEAGVTAGGHLIRVTSAGTGMEPELVMPAEVAEQSRRFGGDPSGHVPRQLDRDIVADADLILTATRAHRSDVARLLPRASRVTFTVPQFARLVAETEPATDLWALVAEVAAERGLVPPPENPDDDDIEDPYRRSTETYERVGEQIRGFIDVIARHLAQSGDRR, from the coding sequence GTGACCGACGGCACGACGACGACGGACACGCGTCCGTTCTCGATCCTGTTCGTCTGCACCGGCAACATCTGCCGGTCCGCGCTCGGTGCTCAGCTCCTGACCGCCCGACTCGACGAGGCAGGGGTCACCGCTGGCGGCCACCTCATCCGCGTGACGAGCGCTGGAACGGGTATGGAGCCTGAGCTCGTCATGCCGGCGGAGGTCGCCGAGCAGTCCCGCCGCTTCGGCGGAGACCCGAGCGGTCACGTCCCGCGCCAGCTGGACCGCGACATCGTCGCCGACGCCGATCTCATCCTCACGGCGACGAGAGCGCACCGCAGCGACGTCGCCCGACTGCTCCCCCGCGCCTCACGGGTCACGTTCACCGTGCCCCAGTTCGCTCGCCTCGTGGCCGAGACGGAACCGGCGACGGACCTGTGGGCGCTCGTGGCGGAAGTGGCGGCCGAGCGCGGGCTCGTGCCCCCGCCCGAGAACCCTGACGACGACGACATCGAAGACCCCTATCGCCGCAGCACCGAGACGTATGAGCGGGTCGGCGAGCAGATCCGCGGCTTCATCGACGTCATCGCGCGTCACTTGGCGCAGTCGGGCGATCGACGGTGA
- a CDS encoding polysaccharide biosynthesis tyrosine autokinase, translating into MELSDYLRILRKYWVLILALALTGLAASALYSLSRTPEYSSSAKVFVSTQATDSLSELSQGNTYSQQRVKTYVNLVSTPIVLQPVIAALELNMTAGQLAGQVSATSTADTTIIEITASNADPVLAAELANTTAESLTGVVAKIESSEDGASSPVKLTRVQEANVPTQPGSPNVPLNLIMGTLLGVALGVAFAVLRTTLDTRIRNERDVESVTDIPLMGGIAFDPKAKQRPLIVQADPKSPRAESFRSLRTNLQFLDVSDQPRSYVITSSIQSEGKSTTAANLAIALADAGHRVIIIDADMRRPKLASYFDLEGAVGLSDVLIRRATLEDTMQPWGRGALTVLPAGTVPPNPSELLGSSVMQKLITGLEKQFDYVLIDAPPLLPVTDGALLARHTGGALVVVAAGRTHKNQLKGALESLVHVNASVAGLVMTMVPTKGPDAYGYARYGYGAGYGYTEDVKA; encoded by the coding sequence GTGGAGCTCAGTGACTACCTCCGTATCCTCCGCAAGTACTGGGTCCTCATCCTTGCCCTCGCTCTGACGGGGTTGGCTGCCTCCGCGCTTTACTCCCTGTCGAGGACGCCGGAGTACAGCTCATCGGCGAAGGTCTTCGTCTCGACGCAGGCGACGGACAGCCTGTCCGAATTGAGCCAGGGCAACACCTACTCGCAGCAGCGGGTCAAGACCTACGTGAATCTGGTGAGCACGCCGATCGTGCTGCAGCCCGTCATCGCGGCGCTCGAGCTGAACATGACCGCCGGCCAGTTGGCCGGTCAGGTGAGCGCCACCTCGACGGCCGACACGACGATCATCGAGATCACTGCGTCGAACGCCGACCCCGTCCTGGCCGCCGAACTCGCGAACACCACCGCAGAGAGCCTGACCGGTGTCGTGGCGAAGATCGAGAGCTCCGAGGACGGCGCCTCCAGCCCGGTCAAGCTCACCCGGGTGCAGGAGGCGAACGTCCCGACCCAGCCTGGAAGCCCGAACGTACCGCTCAACCTGATCATGGGGACGCTGCTCGGCGTGGCACTCGGGGTCGCGTTCGCAGTCCTGCGCACCACCCTCGACACGCGCATCCGCAACGAGCGCGACGTCGAGTCGGTGACCGACATCCCGCTCATGGGCGGCATCGCCTTCGACCCGAAGGCGAAGCAGCGCCCGCTCATCGTCCAGGCCGACCCGAAGAGCCCACGCGCTGAATCGTTCCGGAGCCTGCGCACCAACCTCCAGTTCCTCGACGTCAGCGACCAGCCCCGCAGCTACGTCATCACCTCCTCGATTCAGAGCGAGGGCAAGAGCACGACGGCCGCGAACCTCGCGATCGCCCTGGCGGATGCCGGTCACCGCGTGATCATCATCGACGCCGACATGCGTCGCCCGAAGCTCGCGTCGTACTTCGACCTCGAGGGTGCCGTCGGGCTCAGCGACGTCCTCATCCGCCGGGCGACGCTCGAGGACACCATGCAGCCCTGGGGCCGCGGCGCGCTCACGGTCCTCCCCGCGGGCACGGTCCCGCCGAACCCGAGCGAGCTGCTCGGCTCGAGCGTGATGCAGAAGCTCATCACCGGTCTCGAGAAACAGTTCGACTACGTCCTCATCGACGCACCGCCGCTGCTCCCGGTCACCGACGGCGCCCTCCTGGCCCGCCACACGGGTGGCGCGCTCGTCGTCGTCGCCGCCGGCCGGACGCACAAGAACCAGCTCAAGGGTGCCCTCGAGTCCCTCGTCCACGTCAACGCCTCGGTGGCCGGTCTCGTCATGACCATGGTGCCGACCAAGGGGCCCGACGCGTATGGCTATGCGCGCTACGGGTACGGTGCCGGCTACGGCTACACCGAGGATGTGAAGGCGTGA
- a CDS encoding CPBP family intramembrane glutamic endopeptidase encodes MTNPDEPTPHDDQHVARSRLIIALFGFAATVALIVAFPAGVRIPGPFSPLNGYLLVWLPLVVALLVVALVPRWRAAGSSAVRWRIRPIDLLWGAAAGFVLRIATSSLEILFYGGLPATAGGAVPLGTVDQVVFFVVALLAVVALAPVIEELFFRGLVLPSVIGTLRGGRWIAVVISAVLFAVLHLLVVTTLAQTIVVGVGTLLVGLVTGSLAILTGRLGPAVVAHVVFNTSILALGLTAVTGGTGVVIE; translated from the coding sequence GTGACGAACCCAGATGAACCGACTCCGCACGATGATCAACACGTCGCTCGATCGCGCCTCATCATCGCGCTGTTCGGGTTCGCAGCGACGGTGGCGCTCATCGTGGCGTTCCCCGCCGGCGTCCGGATCCCCGGTCCGTTCTCCCCGCTGAACGGGTACCTACTCGTCTGGTTGCCGCTCGTGGTGGCACTGCTCGTCGTCGCCCTGGTGCCCCGCTGGCGCGCGGCGGGGTCGTCAGCGGTGCGTTGGAGGATCCGACCCATCGATCTCCTGTGGGGTGCCGCCGCCGGATTCGTGCTCCGGATCGCCACGAGCTCCCTCGAGATTCTGTTCTACGGCGGTCTGCCGGCGACGGCCGGCGGCGCCGTCCCCCTGGGCACGGTCGATCAGGTGGTGTTCTTCGTCGTCGCGTTGCTCGCCGTCGTCGCTCTCGCACCGGTCATCGAGGAGCTGTTCTTCCGCGGCCTCGTCCTCCCCTCCGTGATCGGAACCCTTCGCGGCGGCCGTTGGATCGCCGTCGTGATCAGCGCCGTGCTCTTCGCCGTCCTGCACCTGCTGGTCGTGACCACCTTGGCGCAGACGATCGTCGTCGGGGTCGGAACCCTCCTCGTCGGTCTCGTCACGGGGAGCTTGGCGATCCTGACCGGTCGGCTCGGCCCGGCGGTCGTCGCGCACGTCGTTTTCAACACATCGATCCTCGCTCTCGGCCTGACGGCCGTGACGGGCGGCACCGGCGTCGTGATTGAATAA
- a CDS encoding DUF4012 domain-containing protein, which produces MLVLLLAAVAWIGVRAFLAKGELEAAVPLAQQVREQVLAGDAPAAGKTARELASHAREAAALTSDPIWRAAEIVPWIGPNLSAVRNLAGATDEVAVGAISPLVNLSGSLRPDLFKPVDGAVPLQPMIDAQQDVRSADDALEGAAQRVRGIDQSSLISQVSAAVDQLGPVLTETADTVDAARRAIDLLPAMLGADGPRNYLIMFQNPAEPRASGGNPGALALIGTDGGRISLVQQATTADFPRFPEPVLPLPVETAGVYGNITGRFLQDTTLTPRFDLSSELASEMWFQRFGTRVDGVLSIDPVALGYLLAATGPIDLPSGDQLTAENAADLLLNQVYQRYPAGAEQDAFFAAASAAVFTRISTGNFDATKLVEALAKAGDERRVLVWNASEEEQTLLAGTSLTDMLPTKEQQADAFGVYINDATGSKMGYYLDVQTESGIAQCGSEGQVLGLRLKFTNTAPVDAATSLSEYITGGGKYGVVPGNFNFKVALYSPPGSYTEGIQRDGADLPVQPAVDGDFPLSQFRLELAPGESTTIDLAVSTSGVSRQPFVVSTPKLHLFETQQLALTCEFAVQ; this is translated from the coding sequence GTGCTCGTCCTGCTCCTCGCTGCCGTCGCCTGGATCGGTGTTCGCGCGTTCCTCGCGAAGGGGGAGTTGGAGGCCGCAGTGCCCCTCGCCCAGCAGGTCCGGGAGCAGGTTCTCGCCGGAGACGCTCCTGCCGCCGGGAAGACCGCTCGAGAGCTCGCCTCACACGCCCGTGAGGCTGCGGCGCTGACCAGTGACCCCATCTGGCGTGCTGCCGAGATCGTCCCCTGGATCGGCCCGAACCTCTCGGCGGTGCGGAACCTCGCCGGTGCGACCGATGAGGTCGCCGTCGGAGCCATCTCGCCGCTCGTCAACCTCTCCGGTTCCCTCCGCCCCGACCTCTTCAAGCCGGTCGACGGAGCGGTGCCGCTGCAGCCGATGATCGACGCGCAGCAGGACGTCCGTTCCGCCGACGACGCTCTGGAGGGCGCCGCCCAGCGCGTCCGCGGCATCGACCAGTCCTCCCTGATCAGCCAGGTGTCGGCCGCCGTCGACCAGCTCGGTCCGGTGCTCACGGAGACCGCGGACACCGTGGATGCAGCACGTCGCGCGATCGATCTCCTCCCGGCGATGCTCGGAGCCGATGGGCCGCGGAACTACCTGATCATGTTCCAGAACCCGGCCGAGCCACGCGCGAGCGGCGGCAACCCCGGTGCGCTCGCGCTCATCGGGACCGATGGAGGTCGGATCTCGCTCGTCCAGCAGGCGACCACCGCCGACTTCCCACGGTTCCCTGAGCCGGTCCTGCCGCTCCCGGTGGAGACCGCCGGCGTCTACGGCAACATCACCGGCCGATTCCTGCAGGACACGACGCTCACGCCGCGGTTCGACCTGTCCTCCGAGCTCGCATCGGAGATGTGGTTCCAGCGGTTCGGGACGCGGGTCGACGGGGTGCTCAGCATCGATCCCGTGGCGCTCGGCTACCTCCTGGCGGCAACCGGACCGATCGACCTCCCCTCGGGGGACCAGCTGACTGCCGAGAACGCCGCGGACCTGCTGCTGAACCAGGTCTACCAGCGCTATCCGGCAGGAGCGGAGCAGGACGCGTTCTTCGCTGCGGCATCGGCCGCCGTCTTCACCCGCATCTCCACGGGCAACTTCGACGCCACGAAGCTGGTCGAGGCACTCGCCAAGGCCGGCGACGAGCGCCGGGTGCTGGTGTGGAACGCCTCCGAGGAGGAGCAGACGCTCCTCGCCGGGACGAGCCTGACCGACATGCTCCCGACGAAGGAGCAGCAGGCGGACGCTTTCGGCGTGTACATCAACGACGCGACCGGCAGCAAGATGGGCTACTACCTCGACGTGCAGACGGAGAGCGGGATAGCACAATGCGGCTCCGAAGGACAGGTCCTCGGATTGCGTCTGAAATTTACGAACACGGCTCCAGTGGATGCTGCGACGTCATTGAGCGAGTACATCACCGGCGGCGGAAAGTACGGCGTCGTGCCGGGGAACTTCAACTTCAAGGTGGCACTGTACTCGCCGCCAGGGTCGTACACCGAAGGAATTCAGCGTGATGGCGCGGATCTTCCGGTGCAGCCGGCTGTCGACGGCGACTTCCCGTTGTCGCAGTTCCGCCTCGAATTGGCGCCCGGTGAGAGCACGACGATCGACCTCGCGGTCTCCACTTCCGGCGTGTCGAGGCAGCCATTTGTCGTCTCGACCCCCAAACTTCATCTTTTCGAAACACAACAACTGGCGCTTACCTGCGAATTTGCCGTACAGTAA